The genomic window GGTAATCGCCGCTTGACGCAGCTTGTTATAAACCAACTGTAAATCGTTAATTAGGTCACCAGCATTATCTGTCGCCGCTTTCATTGCAACCATACGTGAGGACTGCTCAGAGGCAATATTTTCCATTACCGCTTGATACACAATCGACTCAATATAGCGGCCAAGCAACTCATCAATCAATGTTTTGATATCAGGCTCGTAGATATAATCCCAGCTCAGTTCTGTTTGAATGCCGCTCTCTTCTTCACCAAACGCACTTTCTGGTAAAGGTACCAACTGATTGACAGTCGGCTTTTGGGTCATCGCATTAACAAACTTATTATAAACCACATAGATGCGGTCTATTTTACCGTTAGTATAATCGTCAAGCATCGCTTGAACCGGTGCGTTTATCTGCTCAAACGTTGGCTTATCACCATAATCGGTTACTGCCGAGGTCACTTTACCACCAAAGTTTTTGAAAAAACTCACACCTTTAGCGCCAATAACTGCAAACTCAGTTTGTACAGATTGATCTTGATACTGCTGGATACTCTTAGATAAAGCTTTGAATAAGTTAATATTCAAACCACCCGCCAGACCGCGATCAGAGGTAATGACAATATAGCCAACCTTATTGACTGGACGCGAGACCATATACGGATGTTTATAGTCTGATGAGGCATGCACCAAATGTGAAATAACCCGGCGCATACTATCAGCATACGGGCGACCCACTTCCATGCGCTCTTGGGCACGGCGCATTTTACTTGCCGCAACCATTTGCATAGCACGAGTAATTTTTTGGGTGCTTTTAATACTGGTGACTTTGGCACGTATCTCTTTTAAGCTTGCCATAATGATTCCAATATAAGAGGGTTAAAAAGCATTGGCGCATGCGACAATTATTTAGTATATAACATCAATCTAACAGATTAATGTTATATATTTTGTGCATGACACGATCTAATACCGTCAATGGTTAGAATAGTGGCGCTACTGTCTTAATAAAAAAATACAAGACAATGCGCCACTTTATTAGCCAT from Psychrobacter immobilis includes these protein-coding regions:
- the atpG gene encoding F0F1 ATP synthase subunit gamma — translated: MASLKEIRAKVTSIKSTQKITRAMQMVAASKMRRAQERMEVGRPYADSMRRVISHLVHASSDYKHPYMVSRPVNKVGYIVITSDRGLAGGLNINLFKALSKSIQQYQDQSVQTEFAVIGAKGVSFFKNFGGKVTSAVTDYGDKPTFEQINAPVQAMLDDYTNGKIDRIYVVYNKFVNAMTQKPTVNQLVPLPESAFGEEESGIQTELSWDYIYEPDIKTLIDELLGRYIESIVYQAVMENIASEQSSRMVAMKAATDNAGDLINDLQLVYNKLRQAAIT